The following nucleotide sequence is from Branchiostoma lanceolatum isolate klBraLanc5 chromosome 18, klBraLanc5.hap2, whole genome shotgun sequence.
ACGGCTCTCTTATAAACTTGCTTAAATCACACAACATGCAAGTGAAAGTGGTAGCTTTGTcgaaatttttgtgtgttttttgggACTTCTAGCTTCCCCGTTTTTTGACGATCGTCTCGAAAATCACTCAAAAACAAAGTCACCTTCGCCTGGTCCGGCcattctgaatttgtgttacaataGTGGGCCGCTTGGAATCCATGCAAATCTGGGGGTGATTCGTATGTAGGtgttaattatttttacaaccatgaaccgaaggttcttgaatagggactgattgtgtgctcagtccttcctatataatgtccttgggtatACGTAAGGGTTGACAGGATCGTGACTGAGGACTGTTATAATTTCACACGATTATCATGGGAACATCCTTCCATTTAGAGACCAAAAATTGTTATTGACAGGCCAGGAACATCCAAGTGTTGGAGTCACCACGTTTAACATACCCTTGCTGTAAATGTTTTGCTGTAACTTTAAATTTGACACACATATCTGAGTTGTTGTTCAtgggaccaaggaggtttaaacctccatGCGCCTCACATGAGCTTCTACAGTTTAGTACTAAGTTTTCTTCTTAAAATTCGTTCCCACCGAGCACAAAGTTCCCAAATCCCACAATACAAATCCAGTCCGGTGTACAGTCTGTATACAGACAGACAATGAGTTGATAAATCTGCCCTAAGCATATTTTTCTTTCCATAACAGTGACATTATTTCTAACTTTTACATCAGCTGATATGCGAAATCTGTGTCGTCTGCGTTTGTTTACCTGAAATCCTATCCCCCTACGCCATATACACTACCTCTGGTGGTTATGGTACCTCCTCTGAGATCTTAGATACTCACAAATCGCTTGAGAAGGTGAAGAAATGTGAAGGTTACCTCTGACAGCGCCAAGTTGTCTTCCGAACTCCCAAGACTTCTTCCGGCGTCTTCCGCGCCTTGGGAACAGACCCGGTGCATCACGGGAAATAGTAGTTAAAGATAAAGATGTCTAGTTTATTTTGAGTCTGATAATAAGTGAAAATTTTTTTATTGTACGTTTAGTAAATTCGATTTGGATGTCCTGACAAAAATAGCCTACGTGTTTCTGAAACAAACGACATATTAAACAGCAAATAGTCACTGTCAGTGTGTGGTTAATCAGAAAACCCACATGTTTATGAACGTCACCTGGCGTTTTCTACTATCATTGCAGCTATCGatatattgatgtttgataataCTGGTCGAAAAGGTTGGCCATATCTTCCAAAGCCAAATGTGCATGCCTTCTGCAAACGTTTGTATGAAATTTGCATACTTCAAAAGAATTCACATAATACAGATCTGGCATGAGTTgagtacatgtgtattttcacGCATTTTCACCACTTGCAACGTTACAAAGTTTGCATTTATCACATTCGCATTCATTCTGTATTATGACCTCTGCAATGATCTCTGCTATGTGTCTGTGCCTGTACAAGGTTAAGTTCATTTTTGGAGGAAATGGATTACTGCGGGATGAGTTCACTGACCTCGACGTTACTATTGAAGATAGCGGACCTGGTCACGGAGCCGAGGACCAAATAAACATATCTTTTTACCAAAATGTAACAGCATACGATGTTAACCTATCAACGCATACTGTATCTCGGTAGATTTCACCTCTTTTTGTGTATTTCTCATACCTTGCTAAGCAAACCGTTGAGTGTAATCAGTAATGACGCTATGATCGCCCGGGATTTTGttgtgatttcttgttcccagggccaTATATACGCTGATTTGCACCAAAATATAGCAATCGACGATTTTTACTCTTCAGAAAAATCTGTGTTTTGGTAGATTTCACCCTTATTTATGAGTATTCCGGTGTATTTTAGTGTATTCCGGTGTAAATAGGCGGGCCGCATATCACGGGCAGTGTCAGAGGTTTTGCatcccctcaaaatgcagggaaaagtgtttcagagggtcaagatttcacaaTTTTCTCAGGCGAGTAGATCTTTGCCCCCTCCGATTTCAGAGCCCGGGTCCGGGCTTGGATGCATTAAAATCGGCTATACCAAGTAGTGCATAAGCCACTGCATAAGCTAAGTGTGCAcgtgttttgatgttttttccCACGTCTGACGCAACGCCTTCCTGAAACGTTTACTCAATCAGGTTTACTTTGTTGGCTTTGGCGGATGACAAACGTAAGTTATATAACATTGAGCTTTGGGCAGAAAGTTGGCTATGACATTTCCCTTTCAGTCATATTGCGCTTTATTCTTGAATCCATTCACAATTTTTAAAACGCAGTAGAACACgtgatactagtatgtaaaaaaaaaaaacatacaaacaataaaAGATTGTTCGCACACAGTTAACTGTTCTAGGGAGTCAACGTTTTCACAGATACAAATCGTGGGATTAAAAAAATAACTTAAACTTGTGAGTCGGACGCAATTGCTATCGAACACGAGACTCAAGCTTCCGTCATCTTATTGGCTAGCAGCCAACCAATCACAAGCGTGGAAATCATATTGAAATTTCCCTGAACGGTGCTGTCCTTCACAGAATGATTTTCACGCCACTGCTGTTGCAATCAGGAGCACAGTGACAGCATGCATTGCGCATGCGTGTGCGATGACGTAAGCTGTGgccgtggacaggtggttggAAGCGCCACTGGTGGTGTGTGATTCTGAAAATATCATTTAATGACAAGTAAATTTCCATCCTATATAACCGTGAGGGTGTGCTATCCTCTATCTTGTTTCTGTTACctcattttggacattttgccTGTCCGAATTGAATCCAATCACTTTACAATATAGAATAAAGTGCACTATTACTTGTTGAAATTACTTGGTTAAACTGAAAAGCGTATCAATGACACAATGTCTGATAGGGAGTAACGTTACCCTGTGTATTGTACCGTCCCTTAATGATTTGCTAGTCAGACATTAGCATCACTGACAGATGAACCTGAAAATGGATAAATggatatactagtagataaaaTTGTACCTTGTTGTCCTTCGCATGCCAGACATAATCCGAACGCGTTGTCGCCGCAGTCTCTGTCACCCTCCGAACACGGCCCCCGCACCACCCGGCCTATGGCGTCATGTAGTGTCGCCCCCTCCCGCTGGGGGGCGGGGGACTTCGAAACCACGAACTTGGGCACAGTGGGAGGATAGCGAGGCTCGTAATGGTACTGGAGAGGGTACAGCTCATAGTTTTCTTCCAACGGCCACATATCGTCTTCGAACCACTCTCTCCTAACGTACGCCTTTGTGGCAAGTCCAGAGGAAAACCGGAGGTTTCTACAAGCGAGGTTTGCCCACTCCATTTGAGCATGGTCGATTGGGTCAAAGTTGTCGAGGACCCATCCTCGTACCGGCCCCCACTGTTGGGTGATGTTATCGTACAGTTCCACACAGCCGTAGGACGCTCCCCCCACCAGCCGGATACCCTTGGACTCGTCCGTCACCATGGTGACGTTGTTGTAAAAACCTGTTTGGGAAAATAGTGTAGGCAATGAGTTAATATGGAAGAATTCCTTCATCAGTGTGTACGGTAAAGGTAAACAGTACACGGAAGAAGAGTCGAGAGTTTGCCTCATGATTCTGAGGGTTGCAATATTGCGACCATCTGTATGAGGTCGCTTTTCAAGATAACGCAATGAAGGATGGTCCTCAAacttaaaaaaagttttttttctactttcgGTTGCACAAAATTTGTCTGTGTCTTCAAAACCAAGAAAGAAGATTTGAAGATCAAGAGCATGGCAGTATGTTTACCTGATCCTGAATTGCAGCCAAACATGtgctagtgaccacctctgtataGAACCACCTGTTAATTGAGGCCACTTTTGGCGATCCATCTTATGTTAGTTCTCGGTACGTACAAAACAACTTACCCAGACACACAGGTTCCCTACCCGGCCATGTACCGAAGGTTgcgacctgtgcttagcccagtggaagtaaaaatgtgcaaaagatttcttcttctgccaaaagtCCACTTGTTAATTGAGGCCACTATTCGGCGTTCCATTTTATGATAAAGGGTTAGGTATCGTAAAGGTAAaaatagtcccatagcctttttatccatgtctaggacacggtattggatGGCGGAGCCCAATCATCTCCTTCCACCTCCCCTACCGAAGTGACAGTTCTCGGACAAAAACATAACTTACCCAGACAGACAGGTTCCGTACCCAGCCATGTACCGTTCACCATGTTGCAGTAGTAGAAGCCGTCCGTCAGACCCTGGTTCCCGTCAGCAGGCGGGCCCACCAGTACCTCCGAGTCAGGGGGACAGCGGACCTGGAGtcaatgaagacctttattgtaatctccaagcactAGTCaggccatcttgattttattacatgtacatgtatatagattcttcttttttgttctttcaaaacatctTCGTTCACTTTCACCcgggaattgactttggcattctacgacattagtatccgttttccgaaatattttttttgcaattcaccGCATTTATTGCAGTTGCtgtgtacgatttacagtatggccgaaaatttgtttttatttggaaacggacgaatcAGACGTCTAGACCAAAAACTCGAAAAATGGTTCATACTGCTTTCTGTGCTGAGCACTCTGAATAAAGGAATGTGTATACATGGCACTTGAACACACCATTACCTTACCCCTGTTGTAGTGATTTCATAGCTATAGGACTTTAACTTATACAACAGCAGAATTGTACCTGACAGCGGCCCTGTGGAACTACGTCGTAGTAGCTGGGGCGGGAGTATCTGTAGTCACAGTTCACCGTGTAGTCGTCAGACGGCCAGGGGAACTCTCCACAGGGCTTATCGGAGACTGTAGGATAAAGAGAATTTTGTTAACTTAGGTTGCTGCTTAATTCATCCGCCACAGTCATGTTTTCAGTCATAAATGGTTTCAAGTATTGCGAAAAtggtcctgaaaaaaaacagacacaccATATCGTTAGCAAAGTTCACGCGACTTTCTGAATTTCTGCCAGTAAGGGCTATTGTTAAGATACGTCAATGTTGACATGAAAATAATGCACAGCAATTAGAATGTGCCATTGTACACACGCAACAAGTTCCTTGCACTCAGTACAGCAAAAGAAGACGAATATTTGTATTAaaacttgatatgattttacGTACCTGACGCAGCAAGGGTCGTCAACACACACAGAAGGACGGATACAGGCAACAACATAACTGAAACAGCCTGGCTCGACTCCAAAGGTCAAGTTTTGACAGTAGACACCCGACTTAACGTTTAGACAAAATACAGACAGTACAAGGTGTTAGCTAGTCTCGATCCTATGTCTTCCTCTGCCGGTGTAATAGCCTATATTCGCGATTTATCGTCCCGGCACATGCAAAACGTCCTGCCCGTTTCGTCGAAGTTGGCTGCTGCGCACTTCCGCGTTACTCGAGCGGAAGTTAAATGACGTATGTTTACCCGTCCCCGCCTTAATGATATTGACCCTTCATGTCGTAATGCACGTACGCCGCTTTATAACGTAGTCTCTACTAAACCTCCCGTCCAGTTTTAAAATTGCAGAAACCTGCCAAAATTGGGATGATTGCTGCGGGGACTGACCGATCTTTAAATACTGCCTTGCAGAACGGCAGTACATTCTACTGGTCAAAACGTTGTGaatttttaaaataaaataagcCAATACTCGCGAACGGCCTCCCCTCGAATTGACAAAGTTGTACTAAGCGGCCAAAATAGGGCTGCTTGATGGGGGACGAACATTAATGCCAAGACGAACCTTGTGCAAAGAACAAGTCACTGCCACCGGTCAAATCGTTGTGAATTTATGAAGTGAAAAAAGCCAATACGACTCAGATGGTTCTTCGGCCCGGTAGAGAGTTTAAGGTGCAATTGTGCTCTTCATATGATCTTTTTGTCCTAGGATTTTTAGCGGCGCTACGGACAGGACCGACGTTGGACAAGGATCTACCGTGCAAGCTTCCCCGTCACAAGAAGGCCACAGCTCACCGGGACGGACCCTACTCTTCTGGTCATCGACAAGTGCGATGGGTTCTTTTCAGGCACCGTCACCTATGTACAGCAGGAAAATAACTCACATGACGAATCTGCGAGCTCTAAGGGCATTTTCGGCTAGAATACGGCCGGTATCCTCTTGATTTCTGCGTGATTTTTTGAGATTTGCCGATGTTCGTAGTAACTTCGTACTCTCCAcacagaggttcggctccggctggtttttgacgtgtttttaggctttctattttgtcccgttttctttatatgtcgccaagccaaaacataaagaaaacggacgtcaaaaaccagccggagccgaacctctgcttggagaggacgATGTTCGCAAGTCAATGAACCCTCGCCCAATGTGTTTAATGATTTTAATCAATAGGGTACATTTTGGGGCGAAACAAAACCCTCGATTCTCCGGCGATTTTTACATTCGGCGACCAATCGGTAATCAACAAATTCGCTAGAAGGTAGTTGACTGTGACGCCGGTTTCTACATGATTGAACATACCCGAATACGGGAAATCGATGGCTTAAGTATCAGGCTCCTTCCAGATGAcaataaaaacacacatttcagacTAATACTGCATTCCTTTTTAATGTTCTTGGCCTGATATACCACTGATCTTCTCTTAAATAACCACAAGGCtacaaataaacataaacatcatCATCTTACCTCTAGCATTGCCTATAACACCTTAGTCTATTGCACGGCAAATCTTCAACAAACGTCATAAACTTTCCTCCTATCTTCTAATAAATCGCATCTCTTATTTCAGACCGTTCCTTTTTCAGTACAATACATTGCAAACAAAATCTAGAACCTTCTCTTCAGACCTTTGGCTCAACTGTAATTATCGAGCTTTCTGTGGCCAACTATGGGCTCTCCTTTCTACCAACAGCTGCACTTGCATAAATATATCTTTTCAACTCTGGCACGATTTTCTTTACTCTTGTAGCACTCCTGACGCAATGTCATTCTATCGTATTGCTTTCTGTACACATGTAGTTCGGCTTGTCCATGTACAGATAATGTGTTCGCATATATCTCTCTAGTCATGTATACAACTTTCCAAGCTCTCCACAAAAATAGGGGACCTCTCTATGTACATATACACTGGGTCCTTAGCTTCGAAATAATGTTATTTTCTGCCCACATTTCAGCCATCTTTCAGCTATCTTCTCAGTTATGACAGGGTTATGACTAAGTCTATGCCCTTCTGTTCATCACAATGCAAAAAGTAGAATTCATTAAGGTAACTGAAACTTGGGGAAAAACAACACCTTGACTGTGTAGCTAAGGACATAGTATATATTGATTTATCAACCTTTATGATATTATCTATGTCTCTGTATGTACAGTTTCGCCAATGACTATCCACAGCTTTTTGGCAATCTATAGGATTCGCCCAGCCTTTTGGCAGCTTTCActtataacaaaacaaacactattttcttaacaaaacaTCATCCTAACAAAAGCCCCAACTATTTAATTACTTGCTTCATGGATAGAATAGCAACAAGTCATCAATCTGTAGTTACACTATATAATGGTATACAGAATTACTACATTGTGCTTATAACTGACTAAATCGTGCCTACTTAAAAATGAAAACTATATATTCATCTTGCGTGAGTATGGAGTCACAAATCAAGTAAATACACTTGGTAGGACTTGAACATAATAGTTCTAAGAGAAAGATTTTAGAGTCACAATACTTATACTCCAGTTGGTGTGGTATGTACACAATATATCCATACTGTTACAAAACAGAAGATGCAACAAAATATTATATTGGACCTGTCTAACTGTCTAAAACACCTCTGCGACATAGATGTTTAACTTAGGTACAGAAACTGAAAACAgacagattttgtaaaaaaaaagcttaaaaagaaaagaataaagAAACTAATATCATATAATAGATTTTATATCACTTAGACACTATATAATATACAATAGTCTAAAGCATGATTTATAACATTTCACCATCCAAAAATAGTTTTTATATAATTTCAAAGAAAAGCCAGAATTTAATGCACAATCACATCTTCAAAACAATCTCAAAATGAAAATACTTGGGAACAAATCTTCATCTCAAATGTAGAACAATTTTCATGATTATtgcaaaaagtaaaaaaaagaactttcaCTAATTTACAGAAATTAAACATGAATAAAACAACACATTGCACAAAAATAGTCTCATTCTAATGTGATCTAACTAGTATCTACTATATTAATACAACTTTAACTTCCTAGTGAACTTAATCTATCAACATTATCCACATCTAAGGTCGTCACTTAGATGCAACACCTCTAGCTTAGTATAGCAAGGCTTTGTAGAATCTCTTTTTAAGGAACCttaatccttttttgtagcTTATTATCTGATTTCATCCAAGCCAACACTTCAAAGCACAATTTTCACCTAATTTCAATTCCCGCAACATTCCTAATAAGAAACCCAATCACAGCTAAGCAACAAAAAGGCTTTAGAAACACTCCGCAATATTCCAGATCAGTAAGTTCTCATAGTTTCTCTGGATACTTACATGAAAATAAAGTATTCCAATAAAGTAGAGATAAAAATCGATCAATCTCACAAAATAGAATTCAATTTTTCCAAACCAGTAACAGGTCCAGACAAAATTCAGTGTTTTAATGTTTGTCACATCTAAATCATCTGTCTCATTTAATGAAgtacttttgtattttgtttagaaaataattgatctgaaaaaaacaaatttcttcCTTCTTGTGATACGACATCACTAActcacaaaaaacaaacattacaaattGTAGATTTTATGTTATTCATCTTCAAGAAACTTGTAGTTTTTATATCTTTGTAAGTTTATATGTTTGTAGGTTTATCTATTGTCATATCACCTAGCTTTCTAAGATCTAATGTGACCCTTTGTAAACAGTGCATTTACCCTCAAGACTAAGGTTGTCTAATGATATATTCTGGATCTGTATAGTTGTAGTCTGCGTATTAatgttgtatgtttcagtctgtcGTCTGTAGTTAATGTGTTTGCTACAGCATTAACTTCTGTAGATGATTTTCATGCCTCTTTTTCCTTTATAATGTCTGGTTCCTTTAGCTCCAACTTGTACATTGCACCGACACACTTTTGAGGAACAAACCCGGAGACACTCTCATACCGTTTTGCATGAACGTCTAAATACTTATTCCTTTTTAAGTAAGAATAATAAGTTAACTCTATCTTAAAGACTTTTGTTACAGTTAGACTACACACAAAGTGCTCGCATCATTGTTTAAGACATTCGACTTTCCTGTTCAAGACTTTGAATGCTTTTGCTGGTGCTCATTTTGTCATCCTCGACAGCTTTGTCATTTTCTCTCATCTTCCATTATCAAAtcaccctctctctctctctctctctctctctctctctctctctctctctctctctctctctgtcagtctAAAAGACTAGGACTTAAAACTGCCAGCTACAAGAAAAATAGCATCCAGGTATTACTAAGTTTCTTTGAACAGTACTCTGCCATACTAGCCTCTTTTCTTGGCATTCTGTTGTTGCCACAAAAAAGACAACGCAGTCACTATGTGAGTACACTTAAACTGTAAAAAGTCTTTTCCTTTTTCTGTGGAATCCTGTATTATCTATGGCAGCAGTAGACGGCAAGGGAAAGAACTTATGATATTGCAAGTGGGGGAAGGAGTCAGATCTAGAACTCGGTGTAGCCATACCCAGCTGCATAGTACTCTGAACCATCCCCCGATCCACCAAATGCACTGCCGAAATTACTAGCCAGGTTCCCTCCCAGCCCTGTGCTTCTTCCTTCTGCCTTCTTCTTAGGATTAGGAGCTGGAAAAAATTGAGAGATAAGGAGATATCACaatcagaagttctgctgcagtaccataacaaacCACTAggagcccaaaatccaatcattttgatgtttcatcaagacctacttACATATcgagtatcaagacaatccaccagTTATTCCCAAGTTATTGTGATGATACACAAATAAACTCTCAAAACAACATTAACCTTCTAAGCGAAGTTATTATAAGTATGAGATAGACAAACTAATAATCATTATTGGCATTCATACTAACAATGCATTTCTGATGTGGGTTGACATTTACACAGAAGATGCATTTCTGATGGGTTAAAATTCACACTGACGATGCATTTTACGGGTGAATTAACATTCACACCGATGATCAAATTCTGATATAAGTTAACATTCGCACTAACATGTCGTTTTACTCACCGTTTGGGTTCTGTTGTCCATAGAACTGTTTCAGTAAGGCTGCACACGGCTCCGCAAAGATGCCCCCGATGCACTGGACAGGACAAACAACAAGTGTCAACAATAAGCACTCTAGTCTAGATATACAAAGAATCATGCTTCAAGTTTTTAAAGATCTGTAGCATGAAAATAAAGATCTCTAGCTACTGGAAA
It contains:
- the LOC136424673 gene encoding uncharacterized protein codes for the protein MLLPVSVLLCVLTTLAASVSDKPCGEFPWPSDDYTVNCDYRYSRPSYYDVVPQGRCQVRCPPDSEVLVGPPADGNQGLTDGFYYCNMVNGTWLGTEPVCLGFYNNVTMVTDESKGIRLVGGASYGCVELYDNITQQWGPVRGWVLDNFDPIDHAQMEWANLACRNLRFSSGLATKAYVRREWFEDDMWPLEENYELYPLQYHYEPRYPPTVPKFVVSKSPAPQREGATLHDAIGRVVRGPCSEGDRDCGDNAFGLCLACEGQQGTILSTSISIYPFSGSSVSDANV